The genomic segment GCGCCACGCTTAGCATTCAGGCATTTGCAGACAGTGCTGCAGAAGAAGTGGCTCTCAAATGTTCCTGCCGACTTAAGGCTATGATCATGTGCCAGGGCTGTGGCGCTTTCTGCCATGACGATTGCATTGGCCCCTCGAAACTGTGCGTGTCATGTCTGGTCGTCAGATAATTTGTTGCAGCTCCTCAAAACTGAATCAACTGGTCAGAGCAAATACTTTGACCACTCCAGACAATTCTAGCCCCTTGCTAGTGGTTGGATACCACCACAAATCTTGGACTCTTGTGAGCAAAGAATGAGGACACTGCAGTGTTTAAACgggccagatttttttttttttttctttctgatgggCCAGGCAATACAGTAGGGCTGGAAGATGACTTGTAAGATAAAATTCAGTCTGTATTTTTGTTGCATATTTTTTCTATTGCTGTTATGAtggtgtttattattattattattattattatgattacaataataatgatattgtTATTATTGGTATTATTGCGTGAATTTACATGGCACAGTTGATTGTAAATTGtgccttttttttctccaacaAAACATTTACCTCATCTACTTGACACCAGTCATCAGTTCAGTGTGAAAATGGTGGCgttcctttttgttttcttctcttGATGCCTCTCTGAAGAGAGCTTTAGGAGAATTTTGTGTGTAATGTCTtgcaaagaaatatttttttaatcattaaacaagaaaatacatttttgttattttgtaagtGCTTTCACTCTTCttttttgtttccatttttattttcttatccAAAGTGAAGTCCAGTCTGTACTTGGCGGTTAAGCACAGTATTCAAATCTAATAAAGCTGAAAGTGAGCGTATTTTCTCTATTTGAACTTATTTAACTGAGGGTAAGGTGAGCCAAAGATGTGTTGGGGTGCTATCGAAGAGAATCATGATATTTGTttcccgtaagaccttcgttcatcttcagaacacaaattaagatatttttgatgaaatccgatggctcagtgaggcctgcattgccagcaagataatttacacctTCAGATCCCCAGAAAGctattaaagacatatttaaaacagttcatgtgactacagtggttcgaccttaatgttatgaaacgagAATACTTCGTTTACCAAAAAACCCCCCCCCAAAagaacaactttattcaacaatatctagtgatgggcgatttcaaaacactgcttcatgaagcttcgaagctttacgaatcttgtttcaaatcagtggtttggagcgtgtatcaaactgccaaagtcacgcaccccccagtggtgaaccattgaaatttcaaaacacttatgatgtaactaAACCTTgtttgctgaaatcacgtgacactggcagtttgatacacattctgaaccactaattcgaaacaaaagagccatcggattttatcaaaaatatcttaatttgtgttccgaagatgaacgaaggtcttacgaaggtgtggaacgacataagggtgagtacttaatgacagaattttcatttttgggtgaactaaccctttaatgtcacCCATTTAGGAAATATTTGTCTCCAGCCCTCATATAATATGATGCATACTTTTAGAAATctaaattatgcatttattcatttaatctgTCTCACGTGTGACTCCCATGTTTAGACTTCAGTTTTACATTAAATGGTTGCAGTCTGTATATGTATCagaatacatacatacatgcttTGGTTTTTGTGTCCTCCAAACTCATTTGGAAAATGCAAACTGATTCATACGGCATAACAATTTGGACCGTCTAGTCTTTGCTATGTTTTGGCACCTGATTAAACTGATAAACTTTTGTGTGCcacattcatatttaatatgcatGATGATGCATTATagttaataagcaaaaatgttgCATAACATTTTCACTGAACATTCCATacttttaacttaaaaaaaaaaaaaaaaatctgatatttCTAAGATGAAGTGTTTTGGTCATGATATAGACAAtataaaagtttaatttaaaaacagtgAGTTATTCAGTGCATTCTACATCGCTTGAAAGAGCATGACCACAATTCTGAGCACCATTTTATAACTGATTACACAACTATAGACTataccttttatatttttaaatagcaaAAATGCAAACACAAAAGCCCTCTAAACAGTACAAACCCAAGACAGTTTTAAATTGGCAAAACACTTTAGAAAATCAAAGTCTTTTATCCCAAAATTTTACTACAGAGATTGTTGGAcgatcacattttttttaaacgtgcCTTTGTATTTTCACACAATATAAGTGTAATTGAGCACACAATTAGACATTTTTTACAAATCCATATACCAGAAGAATATTTTGATTTTCACTTTTCATAGTAAATCTAAGAACTGAAACTATATGgtatataacacacacaaaacaagtgAGACTACACTGAATTTATGATTTAGTAAACTGTTAGCCGAATGTGAAAGTGTGTAACTAAAGAGCCATGGGCTCTTAATGTAACAGTGATAGGTAGCTGTGGGTAGTCTATAACAGACTATGCACTGAAAGGAGAGGTCTACTTCTCTCTGTAGTAAAGAAGATACATCTTGAGAGGCTCTGGCAAAGGCAGGCAGAGGATCCTCTCCCTTAAGAGGTTTATTGGAGTCTCTATCACCAAAACACTGCCCTCCTTCCTCCTCCCATTCTCTTCTTTCTCCTCTAGTTGCTCACAAACCCTTCTGCAGtcttcatcttcatcctcatTGTCTGTGGATGACTGGTTGTTGCTGTTGTCCATGGGTCCGGGAATCAAGCGACTCATGAACAAATAACTATTGGTCAGAAGAGGGGTGTCACGGTGCTCACGTTTCTGTTTAAGGTGATTTCTTCGCTTCAATCCAGTTCTCCGGGATAGTGGCAAGGATCCAAACCCAGATTTCTTTAGAATGTGACGGATGGTGATGCGGGCCAAATCCTGAAGACTCCGCACCTCGAACATGGCAGCtgcgttttattttattttattttttactgaattCATACATATACGCaaatcttattattataaactaaATCTataggtaagattttttaaatgtttttgaaagctcaccaaggctgcattatttgattaaaaatacagtaaaaacactaatattgtgaaatattattacaatttaaaataactgttttcaatgttaatatattttaaaatgtaatttattgctgtggtggcaaagctgaattttcagcagccattactctagtcttcagtgtcacatgattcttcagaaatcatgttgaaaacagttgtgctgcttcatatttttgtggaaacatacattttttcaggatactttgataaatagaaaattcaaaagaacagcatttacttgcaatagtttaagtttttactgtcacatttgtcaatttaatgcatccttgctgaataaaagtatttctaataCTGTACcttaacaaataaattattttattaggctaaaaaatgtaatatagttTTATCAGAACAATttatgtgtaaacaaaatacAGCAGGTTACTTACGTAGGGACACTGCTCTCGGTTTGCCATTTTCCCTGTGTTTAGGGAGCACAAGTGGTGCGAAGGACACAGCAATTATCTTTCTTGTTTCCCATGTGTTATATCCTGTCCGAGTAATTTTAGTGAGCTACAACAAATGAGAAATGCAAATACATACATTTCACACATGTATCTCCTGGATTACCTGAGACCAGATGCATTGATTGCTTTGAGTTTCAATTATTCACCTTTTCTTCCAGTGGCAGTACTAAGATTCCCCCAACCTTCAACAACTTCTTCATGTAGTCTTCATGTTCCCTCTGGACCCCTGCGCCACAGTAAACCCTGTCATACTGCTTACTTTCTGGGGCAATCTCCAGACAGTTGCCCACTACAAAGGAGGGCTCACAGAACTCGAACCTAGACCAAAAAGATTAGAAATGTCAGTCACTTATCCATCATTTTGCACACTAGTCTTTCAACAAGGGAAtgagtttatttttaatacaaaagtAAAAACCCAATAGTTACTACACCTGTCAAAACTATCATTCATCTTGATGAAGAAGTCCAGCTTCTGATAAGCATATTCTATTACATCTTCATGCAATTCAACACCATGATTCACACCAAATGGCCCTAAAAATATGACACAGAAAGTCAGTGATCACATAGTAGGTATTTTATAATGTGCAGAAAATGTACTGAAAATGTTCAATGTCAATAACTCAAAcaggatagtttacccaaaaatgaaaattctgtcatcatttactcgccctcatgttgttccaaacctgtatgactttattttttttaataaggtATTATGAAGAATGTTGTTAACCAAACCATTTCgctttccattgacttccactttatggacaaaaaatacaatgggACTCAAAGGGAAGCGTAACTGTTTGGCTACCAACATTctccaaaataaattattttgtgttccccagaagaaagaaagcccatgagggtgagtaaatgatgactgaattttcatttttgggtggactaaccctttTAAATCAGCGAAAATAAGCAGAACAAAAAATCAAATCATTCAAATTCTCTATTAACTCACCCAGTATAAGTCCCACCATGGTGCTGAGGTAGCCTGTGCCACTGCCTAGGTTAAGAAAAGAAAGGCCAGGCTGCAGGTCTAAAGCCTCCATCACCTCAGAGTAGATACAGGGTGCAGAAAGATGGATGTTGCCGTGTCTCCAGGCCAGATCCTTGTAGGCACTGTCACGGAATTCTTCCAGATAGTAGTCAGCACGATCAATGGCTCTGAAGGCATGTTCGACCAGATCAGAGCGAATGTATTGGGCTTCTTTCAGGTTGTCAATCAACTCATCATTGTCCTCCCCGGCACTGACCGCACCTCCCATTTTGTCTGGGACAAAACAGACAAGAAGAAAATTAAAGACATGTAAGTATAACCGAAGAAGGAACACTAGCAGtattggggaaagttacttttaaaagtaatgaattacaatattgtgttactccctaaaaaaaaaagtaactttgttagttactttttatggaaagtaatgcgttgaattgaatttttctcacctgggctgggcttgcttgtttgttttttaataacaacaaaaaaaaagttatttttttggcaaatgttaaggccctttcacaccaaaagtgaaatgaataagcctcaggctgaaggaaattcatatttactcctgtacagtagagggcgcagctcaaaca from the Ctenopharyngodon idella isolate HZGC_01 chromosome 22, HZGC01, whole genome shotgun sequence genome contains:
- the pcmtd2a gene encoding protein-L-isoaspartate O-methyltransferase domain-containing protein 2a isoform X2, yielding MGGAVSAGEDNDELIDNLKEAQYIRSDLVEHAFRAIDRADYYLEEFRDSAYKDLAWRHGNIHLSAPCIYSEVMEALDLQPGLSFLNLGSGTGYLSTMVGLILGPFGVNHGVELHEDVIEYAYQKLDFFIKMNDSFDRFEFCEPSFVVGNCLEIAPESKQYDRVYCGAGVQREHEDYMKKLLKVGGILVLPLEEKLTKITRTGYNTWETRKIIAVSFAPLVLPKHRENGKPRAVSLPAMFEVRSLQDLARITIRHILKKSGFGSLPLSRRTGLKRRNHLKQKREHRDTPLLTNSYLFMSRLIPGPMDNSNNQSSTDNEDEDEDCRRVCEQLEEKEENGRRKEGSVLVIETPINLLRERILCLPLPEPLKMYLLYYREK
- the pcmtd2a gene encoding protein-L-isoaspartate O-methyltransferase domain-containing protein 2a isoform X1: MLIILHIIGSVNIMAICISVFVFKDIFVYFCMLIISGTVTGNHCPQAKPVVNHCYRATQETGMAAHLKDKMGGAVSAGEDNDELIDNLKEAQYIRSDLVEHAFRAIDRADYYLEEFRDSAYKDLAWRHGNIHLSAPCIYSEVMEALDLQPGLSFLNLGSGTGYLSTMVGLILGPFGVNHGVELHEDVIEYAYQKLDFFIKMNDSFDRFEFCEPSFVVGNCLEIAPESKQYDRVYCGAGVQREHEDYMKKLLKVGGILVLPLEEKLTKITRTGYNTWETRKIIAVSFAPLVLPKHRENGKPRAVSLPAMFEVRSLQDLARITIRHILKKSGFGSLPLSRRTGLKRRNHLKQKREHRDTPLLTNSYLFMSRLIPGPMDNSNNQSSTDNEDEDEDCRRVCEQLEEKEENGRRKEGSVLVIETPINLLRERILCLPLPEPLKMYLLYYREK